From the genome of Leptodactylus fuscus isolate aLepFus1 chromosome 1, aLepFus1.hap2, whole genome shotgun sequence, one region includes:
- the ENC1 gene encoding ectoderm-neural cortex protein 1 → MSVSIHENRKSRASTGSMNIYLFHKSSYADNVLTHLNLLRQQCLFTDVLLLAGNRSFPCHRAVLAACSRYFEAMFSGGLKESQANEVNFHNAIHPEVLELLLDYAYSSRVIINEENAESLLEAGDMLEFEDIRDACAEFLEKNLHPTNCLGMLLLSDAHQCTKLYELSWRMCLTNFQTICKTEDFLQLPKEFVVQLLSHEELETEDERMVYESAMNWINYDLNKRHCYLSELLQTVRLALLPAIYLMENVAMEELIIKQKKSKELVEEAIRCKLKILQNDGVVTSMCAKPRKTGHALFLLGGQTFMCDKLYLVDQKAKEIIPKADIPSPRKEFSACAIGCKVYITGGRGSENGVSKDVWVYDTLHEEWSKAAPMLVARFGHGSAELKHCLYVVGGHTAATGSLPASPSVSLKQVEQYDPATNKWTMVAPLREGVSNAAVVSAKLKLFAFGGTSVTHDKLPKVQCYDPSENRWSVPATCPQPWRYTAAAVLGTQIFIMGGDTEFSACSAYKFNSETYQWTKAGDVTAKRMSCHAVASGNKLFVVGGYFGIQRCKTLDCYDPTIDAWNSITTVPYSLIPTAFVSTWKHLPS, encoded by the coding sequence ATGTCGGTCAGCATACATGAGAACCGCAAGTCTAGAGCCAGCACTGGCTCTATGAACATCTACCTATTCCATAAGTCTTCATATGCTGACAATGTGCTAACTCATCTTAACCTTTTAAGACAGCAGTGCCTCTTCACCGATGTCTTATTACTGGCGGGAAACCGGTCTTTTCCCTGTCACCGTGCCGTCCTGGCTGCTTGCAGTCGTTACTTTGAGGCAATGTTCAGTGGAGGTCTTAAAGAAAGTCAGGCCAATGAGGTGAACTTTCACAATGCCATCCACCCAGAAGTTTTAGAACTCCTTTTGGATTACGCATATTCCTCCAGAGTCATAATAAATGAAGAAAATGCAGAATCCCTTTTGGAAGCTGGGGACATGTTAGAGTTTGAGGACATCAGAGATGCATGCGCTGAGTTCCTGGAGAAGAACCTACATCCAACCAACTGTTTAGGTATGCTTCTCCTCTCCGATGCCCATCAATGTACTAAGCTGTATGAACTGTCTTGGAGAATGTGCCTTACCAACTTCCAAACCATCTGCAAAACTGAAGACTTTCTACAATTACCCAAAGAGTTTGTTGTCCAACTCTTATCCCACGAAGAACTGGAAACGGAAGATGAGAGGATGGTGTATGAGTCTGCAATGAACTGGATAAATTATGATCTCAATAAACGTCATTGTTACTTATCTGAGCTGCTCCAGACTGTGCGATTAGCCCTCTTACCTGCCATATATCTCATGGAGAATGTGGCCATGGAGGAGCTGATCATCAAGCAGAAAAAAAGCAAAGAGCTTGTAGAAGAAGCGATAAGGTGCAAGTTAAAAATTTTACAAAACGATGGAGTGGTGACAAGTATGTGTGCAAAACCTCGCAAAACTGGTCATGCTTTGTTTCTCCTTGGTGGACAGACTTTCATGTGTGATAAATTATACCTTGTTGACCAGAAGGCAAAAGAAATCATACCCAAGGCAGACATTCCAAGTCCTCGCAAAGAATTCAGTGCATGTGCGATTGGCTGCAAAGTCTATATCACTGGTGGAAGGGGTTCAGAGAATGGTGTTTCGAAGGATGTGTGGGTCTATGACACACTTCATGAAGAATGGTCAAAGGCTGCACCAATGCTGGTGGCACGGTTTGGCCATGGGTCTGCTGAACTTAAACACTGTTTATATGTAGTAGGGGGGCACACAGCAGCAACAGGTTCACTCCCTGCATCTCCATCAGTGTCCTTAAAACAAGTGGAACAGTATGACCCAGCAACCAACAAGTGGACCATGGTAGCGCCTCTGCGAGAAGGTGTTAGCAATGCTGCTGTGGTTAGTGCAAAGCTTAAGTTATTTGCCTTTGGGGGGACTAGTGTTACTCATGACAAGTTGCCCAAAGTTCAATGTTATGATCCTTCTGAAAACAGATGGAGTGTGCCTGCCACTTGTCCACAGCCATGGCGCTACACAGCTGCAGCTGTCCTGGGAACCCAGATCTTTATCATGGGAGGGGATACTGAATTCTCTGCCTGCTCAGCTTATAAATTCAACAGTGAAACGTATCAATGGACTAAAGCTGGAGATGTGACAGCCAAAAGAATGAGCTGTCATGCTGTGGCATCTGGCAATAAACTGTTTGTAGTCGGAGGTTATTTTGGAATTCAGAGGTGCAAGACCTTGGACTGTTACGATCCAACCATAGATGCATGGAACAGCATAACTACAGTACCCTATTCCCTTATTCCCACGGCATTTGTGAGCACATGGAAACATCTGCCATCTTAA